The Pseudoxanthomonas sp. genome segment GACCAGCCGCTTGCCGCCGGGTGCCAGGGTGAAGCCGCCGATCTCCACGCCATGCCGGCCAGCGATGCGGCTGACCCAAGGCGCCTCATCGAGGATGTGGATCAGCGGTTCGTCGGCATAGCGCTCGCGGTACAGCGCACGGACCTCGTCGATCTTCATCGCCTGCTGCAGCCACAGGTTGACCGTCATGGTGATGCCGCGGAAATGCGGGGCCACGTGCGGCATGAACTCCACCGGCAGGCCGAGCTGCCGGCTGACTTCGCGCTCATGCATGTGGTCGGTCAATGCGTACGGCATCAGATTGTCGCGCAGCAGCTCGGTGTTGTTCTTGTCGGACGGCGTGGTGCCCGCGCCGGAATAACCCGACACGCCGAAGCACTGCGGCGGCCCGGCCAGGCGATCCCGCAGCGGCGCGATGGCCAGCTGCATGGCGGTGGCGTAGCAGCCTGGATTGCTGATGCGCTTCTGCCCCGCGTACGTCTGCCGGGTCAGTTCGGGCAGGCC includes the following:
- the argC gene encoding N-acetyl-gamma-glutamyl-phosphate reductase; translation: MSSKKTVGIVGARGHTGAELIRLIARHPQLELAFVSSRELAGQKVSDHIAEFAGDLRYENLSHDQVGGKGADAVILALPNGKAAELVGAIDAQAPETVVVDLSADYRFDEQSYYGLPELTRQTYAGQKRISNPGCYATAMQLAIAPLRDRLAGPPQCFGVSGYSGAGTTPSDKNNTELLRDNLMPYALTDHMHEREVSRQLGLPVEFMPHVAPHFRGITMTVNLWLQQAMKIDEVRALYRERYADEPLIHILDEAPWVSRIAGRHGVEIGGFTLAPGGKRLVVVATLDNLLKGAATQAMQNLNLAFGFDEFTAIPENPGQV